In one window of Camelina sativa cultivar DH55 chromosome 15, Cs, whole genome shotgun sequence DNA:
- the LOC109129134 gene encoding uncharacterized protein LOC109129134, which yields MVYLKVAPQKGKDRFGKVGKLAVRFIGPYRIEKRVGEVAYWLSMLEVMRLHKVFHVSQLRKHVPDPNMIVPEPIKELETNLTYPEGPFGIGERRTRKLKNRSIPQIQVFWGKQNRKVTTWEDEDRIRTKYPQLFMEEDEAGPSNPYGIQDEF from the coding sequence ATGGTATACTTGAAGGTTGCACCTCAAAAAGGCAAGGATCGGTTCGGTAAAGTTGGAAAGCTTGCAGTGAGATTCATAGGACCATACCGGATCGAGAAAAGAGTTGGAGAGGTAGCCTACTGGCTATCTATGCTAGAAGTTATGCGACTGCATAAAGTCTTCCACGTTTCACAACTACGTAAGCATGTTCCTGATCCTAACATGATTGTACCCGAGCCTATCAAAGAATTAGAGACGAACCTCACATACCCCGAAGGACCATTTGGAATCGGAGAACGAAGGACGCGAAAGCTGAAGAACAGGAGCATTCCTCAAATTCAAGTATTTTGGGGAAAGCAAAACCGCAAGGTCACCACATGGGAAGATGAAGATAGGATTCGAACCAAGTACCCGCAACTTTTcatggaagaagacgaagcaggACCATCAAATCCTTATGGAATTCAGGATGAATTCTAA